In one window of Carassius carassius chromosome 38, fCarCar2.1, whole genome shotgun sequence DNA:
- the LOC132119156 gene encoding metalloproteinase inhibitor 3-like isoform X1, which yields MSVPLSAAVTLGLLFFLSVGLNEQVAEGCTCVQRHPQRVFCESDIVIRAKILGSVASTRPNLLAYSIKVITTFKPFNKKDIQVIYSTKICGARPQNGEYLLSGHVVDGVMVFGLCELVWRWDQLSSVQKRNLNMYQTGCICEITSCTGASCLTKNLQRKCLVGVKHSLSLGYEEALRAVCLPGRHGSCRWQK from the exons ATGAGTGTCCCGCTGTCTGCTGCTGTTACTCTAGGACTGCTGTTCTTCCTGTCTGTGGGACTGAACGAGCAGGTGGCCGAGGGCTGTACTTGTGTCCAAAGACACCCTCAAAGGGTGTTCTGCGAGTCTGATATTG TGATTCGAGCGAAGATCCTTGGAAGTGTGGCCAGCACTCGCCCCAACTTACTTGCATACAGTATCAAAGTTATCACG actTTCAAGCCTTTCAACAAAAAGGATATTCAGGTCATCTACTCAACCAAAATATGTGGTGCTCGTCCACAAAACGGCGAGTATCTGCTGTCAG GACATGTTGTGGATGGAGTGATGGTTTTTGGTTTATGTGAGCTTGTGTGGCGTTGGGACCAACTCTCCTCCGTTCAAAAGAGGAACCTCAACATGTATCAGACTGGCTGTATCTGTGAG ATTACATCCTGTACTGGAGCGTCCTGTTTGACCAAGAATCTTCAAAGAAAGTGTCTGGTAGGAGTCAAGCATTCACTCAGCCTTGGTTATGAAGAGGCTCTTCGGGCTGTTTGCCTGCCAGGCAGACACGGCTCCTGCAGATggcaaaaatga